The Lysobacter capsici genome has a segment encoding these proteins:
- a CDS encoding gamma-glutamylcyclotransferase family protein, with protein sequence MTPQSDRPDVDQAGAEADHGERLFSYGTLQLPAVQQSTFGRLLHGEADALVGYRRGMVRIEDADVVATSGEAWHPIVEASGDAHDTVAGTVFAISAGELARADAYEVDDYRRVEAALASGRRAWVYVKREA encoded by the coding sequence ATCACCCCGCAATCCGATCGGCCCGACGTCGATCAAGCCGGCGCCGAAGCCGATCATGGCGAACGCCTGTTTTCCTACGGCACTCTGCAACTGCCGGCGGTGCAGCAATCCACCTTCGGCCGCCTGCTGCACGGCGAAGCCGACGCCCTGGTCGGTTATCGCCGCGGCATGGTCAGGATCGAGGATGCCGACGTGGTCGCGACCAGCGGCGAGGCCTGGCATCCCATCGTCGAAGCCAGCGGCGATGCGCACGACACCGTGGCCGGCACGGTGTTCGCGATCAGCGCCGGGGAACTCGCGCGCGCCGACGCCTACGAGGTCGACGACTACCGACGCGTCGAAGCGGCGCTCGCCTCGGGACGGCGCGCGTGGGTGTACGTGAAGCGCGAGGCCTAG